The sequence GCCCCGGGAGATACACGCCTGGCTCGATGCTGAATACCATCCCAGGCTGGAGGGGCATATCGCCGCGGGTACGCGAGATCCATGGCGGCTCGTGGATCTCCAGTCCGATCCCGTGTCCGAGCCCATGGACGAATTCGTCCCCGTAACCGGCGTCGCTGATCACACCGCGTGCGACGGCGTCGACCTCGGCGCCGGTCATGCCCGGCTTCACGCGCTCCTCCGCCTCAAGCTGCGCGTCGAGAACGATGCTCCAAACCTCGCGCAGCTTGTCGGGCGCCGTCTCGATGCAGAAGGTCCGCGTCATGTCGGAACAGTATCCCCCAAGCCTCGCGCCAATGTCGAAGAGCACCAGCTCGTCCGGGCGAATCGTTCGATCGGATGGGACCGCGTGCGGGATCGCCGTGTTCGGGCCGGAGACCGTGATCGGGTCGAACGATACGTCTTCCGCCCCATGCGTGCGGTAATAGCTCTCGATCTCCCACGCCAGGTCGCGCTCGCGCCTACCCGCCGCGACGTTGCGGATGACGTGCGCAAAGGCCGCGTCGTTCAGCGCGATCGACGCGCGCAGCGCCGCCAGCTCGTCGTCGTCCTTCAGCACGCGCAGCGAATCGACCAGGTCCGGGGCTGGCACGAGATCGGCGATACCGTCGAGCGCCGAGACGAACGCCTGCCACACCGCGTACGTGAGGTGACCGGACTCGAACCCGACGCGCGGCCCGGTGGGCCTGGCGGACGGCAGCGCCTCTCGGGCGACCTGCCGGAGCGCGTCCCGCGCAGTTGCGCCGGCCCCAAACACGACGGTCGTGAACGCGGGCGCCTCGGCCTCGGCGAGGGCGGATGTGCGCGGATCGGTGAGGAGATACTGCCGGGTGTCCGTGATGAACAGATAGCCGGCCGATTCGCGCGGCGGGAGGTCCGTTGCCGAATACCCACTCAGGTACCGCCGCGACTCCGGCTGCGATACCACGATGCCGTCCAGCTCGGCGCTGGCCAGCGCATCCCGAAGCCGCGTCAAACGCCCAGGATTGCCCGCCACCGTCACTGTCCGACAGCCGCCGTCAGCCCGGACTCATCCCCATCGCGCCCTGCTTCCGGCGATGGCATCACCGTGCCACAGACGGTGCATTTGGCGCGATTGCGTCCCGCTTCGACGAGCAAACCACCGCAGGTCGGGCACGGTGCGCGCAATGGCCGGGACCACGAGGTCCATTCGCACTCCGGGTACCGCGAGCAGCCGTAGAAGACGCGGCGCTTGCGGGTGCGGCGCTCCACGATCTCGGACTCGCACTCCGGGCAGGGGACGCCGATCTTCACCAGGAACGGCTTGGCGTTTCGACAGGCCGGAAAGCCCGGGCAGGCGATGAACTTCCCGAACCGACCGAGCTTCACCACCATTTGTCGGCCGCATTTTTCGCAGACCTCGTCGGCCAGCTCCACCGGCGGCGTTACCCGCTCCATCTCCTGCTCGGCGGCGGCGAGGGTGG is a genomic window of Chloroflexota bacterium containing:
- a CDS encoding Xaa-Pro peptidase family protein, which produces MAGNPGRLTRLRDALASAELDGIVVSQPESRRYLSGYSATDLPPRESAGYLFITDTRQYLLTDPRTSALAEAEAPAFTTVVFGAGATARDALRQVAREALPSARPTGPRVGFESGHLTYAVWQAFVSALDGIADLVPAPDLVDSLRVLKDDDELAALRASIALNDAAFAHVIRNVAAGRRERDLAWEIESYYRTHGAEDVSFDPITVSGPNTAIPHAVPSDRTIRPDELVLFDIGARLGGYCSDMTRTFCIETAPDKLREVWSIVLDAQLEAEERVKPGMTGAEVDAVARGVISDAGYGDEFVHGLGHGIGLEIHEPPWISRTRGDMPLQPGMVFSIEPGVYLPGLGGVRIEDLVVLTDRGAEVLTRSPKKLQLSEVLLDLDR